CTGATTAACGGAAAGAATGTCCCCTGACCCAGCTGTCGGTTAGATTCCAGGTAAGTTGGCAACAGGCCTGGAGGTAACCGATGCTCAGGAAAGGGGACTGGATGGAAATCAGAGCACAGATTGAGCGTGGAGTCTATCAGAAGGATATAGCGGCGTCACTGGGAGTGCATCCGAGGACGATTCGCCGTGCGGTGAAGCGCGGCGGGGCGCCGTCGGGGAAGGCTCGAAGGCGGCGGTGGAGCAAGGTCGAGCCGTTCAGGGAGTTAATCGGGCAGTTGCTAAAAGAAGGGGTGCGTAACGGGAAGGTGGTGTATCGC
Above is a window of Candidatus Eisenbacteria bacterium DNA encoding:
- a CDS encoding helix-turn-helix domain-containing protein — protein: MLRKGDWMEIRAQIERGVYQKDIAASLGVHPRTIRRAVKRGGAPSGKARRRRWSKVEPFRELIGQLLKEGVRNGKVVYR